The nucleotide window CGAGATGTCCGGCGGACCGATGTACTATCTCGAACGCGGCCTTGGCCAAAAGTGGCTTGGGGTTTTATTTGCGCTATTTGGTGCGATTGCGGCATTCGGAATTGGAAACCTTGTTCAATCAAATTCAGTCGCCAGCGTCGTACAATCAACATTTTCAGTGCCTGCCTGGGTTACGGGGCTCGTATTGACCATTTTCACGGCTCTTGCATTGATCGGTGGAATCAAGAGTATCGGGAAAGTCACTGCCCTTTTTTGTTCCGGTGATGGCGGCATTTTACCTTCTTGCTGGTCTTGTTGTGATGATCATGAACTTTGACCTAGTCCCAGCAGCAGTTGCACTTATTTTTACAGATGCTTTTACTGGCGAGGCTGTGGCTGGCGGGGCGCTTGGAACTGTCATCCGGATGGGTGTTGCCCGCGGAGTGTTCTCCAATGAAGCAGGACTCGGGTCTGCACCGATTGCTGCAGCCGCGGCAAAGACGGACCTTCCTGGACGCCAGGCTCTTGTGTCGATGACTCAAGTATTCATTGATACCATTGTCATCTGTTCGATCACAGGCATCACCATCGTCATGGGTGGCTTGTACACTGGCGATACTACCGCAGCCGACCTAACTTCAGCGACCTTCGACAAGTTCCTCGGCCAGACCGGCTCCGTGATTGTCGCGGTTGGATTGCTGTTCTTTGCATCATCAACAATTATCGGCTGGTCTTATTATGGAGAGAAGTGCTTTTCCTATCTGTTCAGCAAGAAGGTCGTGTTTTACTACCGGATCGCGTTTGTCGCGGCTGTCTTTGTCGGAGCGATATCCCAACTGGAGATCGTTTGGGGAGTTGCAGACGTTATGAACGGATTGATGACCTTCCCGAACCTAATCGGATTGCTCGGTTTGTCTGGCGTGGTCGTAGTTGAAACAAAGAAGATCCTGAATGCGATTAAGGAAGAAAAGAACGAAGCAAAAACGTATAGTGCCTAAGAGATTCCGGCGTCTTTACGGCGCCGGATTCCTGATTGACTTTTTTAAACGAACGTGGAAAGATGGTTGTACAAACATTGAGAGGATGAACGGTGTGGACTTAACTAAAAATTCCCCTGAAAACGTTGATTTCATGATTGAGAAAATCAAGGAAAAATTGAAGTTCATGAACCTTGGCGCGATTAAATCAACACATTTTGATAGCGATATGTATGAAGAACTAAAAGAAATCTATGATATGATCATGCGAAAAAACAACTTCAGCCCGAATGAAATGCAGGCGATCGCTGAAGAACTAGGAAACTTAAGAAAGCAGTAACATCAGCAGGCACTGAATTACGGTGCCTGTTTTTTTATGCCACGAAAAATGTCAAAACTTATTTGTTTCCACTATGCATATATTGTTATACGATAGTGTTACTACTCTTCAAGGGAGTGAGGAACCGTTAATAAGCTGATAATTTCTTCACTTAGCCTGATTTTTTTATTCTTGCTCAGCCATGGAACGATTCCTGCTGAAAAAATCCATGCAGATGGCAACAGCCCGTCGAAAATCATACTGCCCTTAGATCAAGTTCAGGAAAATACCCCTAGTCCCGATTTCGATGATAAGAAATTCCCGTTCGTCCTATCCACTTTATCCCTTCTCACACTAACGGCATATATCACCTTAAAAACGTTCCGAATAGATAAGGTTTCAGGCTTAATTTTATTTCTTACTGCAGTTTTTTTTCAGTCGAATTACGTGATCAGAACTCTTTGATTTTTTGACCAAAAAAAATCAAGGAGGAATGAATATGTGGTTTCGATTCCTAATGATCGGTTTCTTTTCCCTGACTGCGGTTAGCTTTATTTTTTATCAGGGCATAGAATTTTATCATGCGTTCATCGATTTATTTAAACATAATAAATAACAAAAAGCGCAAGCGCCTCGTTCAGCCCCGACAAGCGCTGGAGCTGGATTAAGAAAACTACATTTAGCTATACACACTTAAATAATTTGATAATTTCCTTAACAGCAAAATGAAACGGTCCCCAATTTTTGGGGACCGTTTCATTTATCAAGCTGCCTTCACCCAATCTTCATTCATCACCTCTGCATAAAAGCTGAGGAACTCTTTGAAAAATGGATGGTTTAATTTTGCTTTAGCGTTATCAAGCAGTGGTTTGAGGACAGGATTGATGAATCGTGTCATCATTTCCGCTTCAATTTCTTCAAGCTGTTGAAGCTGTTCTCCGTCTCCTTCTTGCTCCGCTTTAATTTCCCCCTGTAAAATTGAGCTGATGAATGCGGTCATGCTGCCGAAATGGTCTGGCAGTCTGTCTTTTTCAAGAGGGAAATAAAAGGCTGTTTTTTCATAAAGACCAATCAGGCAAAGCAGCTCGTGCCTGCGAGCTTCTTCATCTTCATTATTCTTCGTATAAGATGAAAAATAAGGGGAGACAAAGTGGTCTCCAGGTATGAAAAAGTGATTGTCATACCAGAGCTGCACTTCATCTCGTTTGTAAAATGAATGAAATGTAAGCTCCTCCTGCATTCCTTCAGGGACATCGTTCATGAACGCTTCATAAGTATCCCATTCCCCAAGCCAGATGCTTGTCATGATATTCGCGACCGCGAGCTTTCCATATCGTTCTTCCATCATTGTCTCCACCTTCATTTTTCAAGAAATTTCGAGGGCCCATCAAGGCACCCCCGATGATGTTATGCTTTATCCACGTCTACGAATACGTCCTGCTGTGCCGGTCCGCCAATCAGCAAGTCTGCAAGGTAGCCTTCGAAATAACTGCCATCGCGGTCGGATAGTGCATTGACTGAGAAGCCTAGTCCGCGCGGTTTAGCGTAGCCGGATTCTTCATGCAGCGGCTTATTGAATTCATAGTCTGTGTGACCATATTTTCCAGCGGGCTCGATTGTTTTCCCGTCGACTTTGACTGCCTTTGAGCCGTATGCATCATGTCCGAAGCTGAAGTTTGCTCCGACGACGCCTGGCTTGATTCCTGGTGTTACGAGCGCCCGGCCCTTCACTTTTGAGTTATTGGATGAGATGTAAATCTCGTCATCGGTCTTGATGCCTTTTTTCTTGGCGTCGATTGGGTTGATCCACAAATAGTTTTCCGGTTTCACTTCACGGAGCCACGTATTTCCTTCGGTACGGTGAGTTGCCATATTCCTTGATTTCCAGTTGATGAATTGCAACGGCTTGTTTGGCTTATAAACTTCTCCGTCGTATGTCTTGATTTCCTCCGCTACCGGAACGCCTTCAAAGAACTTGCCTGTATAGGCACTCTTGAAGCCTGCAGCCTTTTCATCGTAAAAATAAACCTGCTTTGCCCATTGATACTTGAGCTTGTTGCCGACATATTCATCGCCAGCTGCCTCAAAGCGGCCGCCGCGGTTCAATACGTAGACGACTTTCTTCCATTCATCCGGTTTAACGGCACTTTTGAGCTTCTGGATGTCAAAATATTTTCCGAGCGCTTTCTTTCTTGCTTTTTCAAAAATCGCCAGCTCTTCAGCATTTGCGTCCTTGACAGGCTTCTGTCCATCGAAGGCGATGTTCGCAATTCGTTTTAGGTAATAATCTTCAGGCGTGTTAAGCGCCGAACCATCTGCGAATGCTTTGTCGCCAACACCTGGAAGGCTCAAGCCTTTAAGCAAATCGATGTACACTTGTTCAGTTGGGCGCGCGTCTGGAACGACTCTTGTCACCGGCTGAATGACGCCTGCGAATTTATGCTTCAGGATCGGGAAGATGTCCTCCGCGTTCCAGCTTTCCAGGTAAGCAAGATCCGGTAAAATAAAGTCCGCATACTTCGAAGTCTCGCCGATGATTACGTCAGATGCCACTACAAGTTCCACAACTTTTGGATCCCTGATGAATTTTGCCTGCATTTCCGATCTTGGCGCAGACATGACTGGTGAAGTCCTGTTGATCAGCAATGCCCTGATTTTGTATGGATAGCCTTCAGCTGAGCTTGGAAGGACATCATGGATCAGCTTATTGCCGAATGGATACCATGGGCGCTTTGCTGGATAGCCATCTTTTGCGAATAATGATGTTTTTTCATAAGGTACTTTTTGTCTTGTGACGGGGATGCCCCAGCCTTTGTTCGCATTCGGTACTGTCGCAAGATCGTAGCGTCCTTCGGTTGCTTTATACTTGGCGCCAAGTACGGTGTCGCCGCCTTTCCAGTCATGGTTGCCGACAAGGTGGTTGAGCATATTGATTGCTCTCACGCTGTAATAGCCATTCGTATGCATAGCTGGTCCGCGGTAAGAATGGATGCCGACCTTTTTGCCGTGGGATGTGAATTCCCGAGCAATTTGGACGATCTGGTCAACAGGCACATCTGCCTGGTTTGCGTATTCTTCGATTGATTTTTCCATAACCCTGTCTTTAAAAATCCTGAAGACCGATTTTACTTTCATGCCATTGATTGTTGTATCAATATCAAGCTCGCCGTTTCTTGCCTTCGCATGTGAAACTGGCTTGCCGTTTTCGATGACCACAAACTCCTCGCCGCCGATTCCAAGGTCCTGGGCACGGACGAACGGGCGCTTTTTATCTCCTACATTCACAAGGAAGGAAGCATCACTCCAGGTTGTCTCTCCATCTTCATTTGCTGCTTCCTGGTTCGGATTGCGGAGGTAGATATCGTCATAACGATTGTTCTCAATGATCCATCGACACATTGCCATGGCTAACGCTCCGTCACCACCCGGTTTAACCGGAACCCAAACGTCCGCTTTCTCTGCTGTCTTGCTGTAGCGTGGATCGATGACGACCATTTTCATGCCGCGGTCGATTGCGTTTGTGATTTGTGGAGCAAATGTAGTTGGACCACGGTTTGCCACCATTGGGTTTGTTCCCCAGACAATGACCATTTCTGCTTTATCATAATCAGGAATCATCCGCTTCTTCGCCTTTTCAGAATCATGTGAGCGGACATTACCCATTACGCTTGTGATACCGCAATAGCCGCCATGGTCGTAATAGTTGGCAGTTCCTAAGCTGCTAGCAGCTAGTCGCTCGATGAATTCACGTCTGTGTCCTGCCATGACAGCAATCTGGTTTGCTTTCGGTCCAAGGTCAGGATGGTTTGTATCAATTAAGACATCCTTGTATTTTTTATCAAATTCAGCTTTTGTCATTTCGCCAGCTTTCAGTTTATCCCAATCAGCCATGACCGCTGCTTCCGGGGCGTATTTCCACATTTCTTTTAACCCCGGAGTGCCAAGATCCTTGCTCCCCTCGAGGATTTCCTTGTAGGCCTCTTCCCAGCTGACTGATTTCCAGACGCCGCTTCCCCTTTCGCCGACGCGCTTCAACGGTTTTTGGATCCTGAATGTATCATAGTTGGTCTGGATGCCGGCCTGCCCTTTCAAGCAGGTACGTCCACCGCGGAGGCCGCGACCCATTTTAGCCACATCGCCAGTTCCCTTTACAGCCTGTGAGACCGGCGTATCGTAGTTGATATGGCCGATTTGTACCATATTTATCGGGCTGTACTGGTTGCCGGCAATCTTGCGGACGATGGAAGAGTAAGCTCCCCCTGCCGCCCCGGCAGTGATATATGTTTTGATCGTACATGTCGCATTACACTGCTGACATGACGTGAAGATGACATTTTCTGCTGTATAATCCTGATAATCTGTGCCGGTTCCGTGTGGCTCATCGATCCAGACATCGCCCATTACCTGCTTGATTGGCCCAACGAATGCCGGACCGACAAACGCTACCGCTCCAAGCGTTCCAAGCGCTTTTAAAAATCCACGCCGTTTCATTGGTTTATTTTCCATTATGACTCACCTCGTCAGAAGTTTCTTCGATTGGCAGCAGCAGCTCGCCGAATGAATAGATTAATAGTCCCATCGCGACAACACCGACACTCACCATCCATTCCTTGATTGTCGGTGCGTAATTTCCCCAAGGCAGCTCATGGAAAACTGGCACGACAAGCGGAGGGACAACGATGTTGAAGCGTACGCCGATGATGCCAATAACGATTAGCACGGCGGCTGTCAGCAAGGCATTAATGTTTTCGCTTGTTTTCTTCCAGAATACAAGCGTGATTGGCACTACAGCACCAAGGAACATTTGCACGATCCAGAACGACCAGGCTTTTTCACTTGCCATCATGGTTCCGAGGGTATCAAGGTGTTCCGCTTCTAGACCGTACCAGCCAGTGAGATATTCATAGAATTGAAGACCCAGGTCGATGATCAGGAAGCCAACCATCAATTTTGCCAGGGATACAACCATGTTCTTATCAATTTCCTGCTTCTGGACTTTTTTCTTTATGACATACATTGCCAAAAGTAATGCGGTTCCAGAAACCATTGCCGATACGACGAAGATAATTGGGAATAATGCTGTATTCCAAGCAGGCCGTGCTTTTACAAGGGCAAATATCGTTCCAGTACCGCCATGGACGCCGAAGATCGCGATTGGGATTCCGACAGTTCCGAGGACTTTCATCCACATATGGTCACGTTTTTTTGTTGCTGCATTGATTGTTGAATTTTTAAAGGTTAATAACTTTGCCACAAAGCCTTGCATCGTGTTTTTCTTTGCAGCTCGGACAAGGTCTTCCCTCATCGCAATGTAAAGCTCCACCATCAGCAGCGCAATGTAGACAAGGTAAAAGTGGACCTCCCACCCTAATGGTGAAGTAACATTCCAGTAGATAATCGCATTCAGCAGACGCTCTGGACGACCAAGATCCATCAGGACGAATGTCAGTGCGACGATCATACACACAATCGCTGTGAACAGCGCCGCCTTGCCGACTCTCTCGTATTCTTCCATCCCGAAAACATAGATCAACGTCGACAGCAGGAACGAACCCGCGCTCAAACCAACAAAGAAAATGTAGAAAGCAATCCAGGCTCCCCATGGAGTGATGCTGGAAAGATTCGTTGCTGCCAGGCCAGTGATGAAACGCTCTACGATAAAATACCCGCCTATTAAGAAAGCAACTGTCAAAGCAGATATCCAAATTTTAAAAGCTTTTGATACTTGCACATTTATTTTCGTTTTTGATGTACTTTTCTCTTTTAAATCAACCGCAAGATTGGCCATCGCCATTCCCTCCTATCTTAAGTAAATAACATTTGGATGCGTTCCAAGCTCTTCCTTAAGTCGGAATGCTCTAGGACTCGCTGCAAGCTTGGATACAACACTGTTCGGATCGCTGATATCTCCGAAGAAACGAGCATCTCCAATGCAAGTTTCCACACATGCCGGCTCTTCCCCTCTTTGCAGGCGGTGGAAGCAGAAGCTGCATTTACGGACCGTGCCGATTGGTGTCTTGCCTTTTTCACGGTTGCCGCGTTCTACGCCGTATTCAGGGCTTGTTACATCATTAGCTCCCTGCATTTCCTGTTCATAGCTTTCGCCGAAATCGAAGGAGCGAGCTCCATACGGGCAGGCTACGATGCAGTAACGGCAGCCGATGCAGCGGTCATTGTCAATCGCGACAATTCCGTTCTCCAATTTATAAGTCGCTCTCGTCGGACAAACCTGGGCACAAGCTGGTTTGTCACACTGCATGCACGGCCTTGGCAGGTTGACGGCCTTGATGTTCGGAAACTCCCCTTCTAGCGATTCCATGACGACGTTGTAGGATATCCCCGGCGGCGTCCTGTTTTCTGCCTTACAGCTGACCGTACATGTATCACAGCCGACACATTTCTTCAGATCGATGACCATCGCCCATTTTGGGCCATCACCCTTCCTGATGTCTGGTCCATCTGCTGATGCATAATAGTTGCCGAATTCCTTGGTCAGTGATGAAGAATAGACTTTATGGAAGTCTTCAATTTTCAGTTTGCCGCTGATGACCTTCCTGGCATCGCGCGCCATGTTCAGCCCGAGCTCTGTGTCATACTGTGATTCATCCATTTCTTTCTTGGCATCTGGAACCATCTTGTCGACGATTTTGTCGTAATCTACTTTTTTCTCATTTGAAAATAGACCCATTTTTACTCACCTCTTTTTATGCGTTTAGATTTCTTTCTTGATTTCTTTGATTTCTTTGATGTCATCTGCGATATCGTCAGTGATATCACTTGTCAGTTCACGAGTCGATTTTTTAAATTCCTTCAGCGTCTGGCCAAACGCCCTGCCGATTTCCGGAAGCTTTTTCGGACCAAAGATGATTAACGCCAATGTGAGAATTAAAATCAAACCAGGAATACCAATATTGGATAGCATTATGCCACATCCTTTTTATTTTTTCTTGCTAATATATAATGCAAGCTGCGTGCCAACTTTTTCGGCATGGTGGATTATAGGGAGTTCGGCTTCTTGTAATCCATGGGGGGAGTAAGGCTGCAGGATTCGTGACATCTTTGTGAACGCCAAAAGGCGGCTGAAACCGAATTGTAGATTCGGAATCAGCCGCTGGTTGTGTGACATTTTGGCATGGTTTTGCAATTTTGGCATGTGACATTTTGGCATGGTTTGCTGGAATGAAAGGAATCCAGATTGGCGGCTTATTCCCATAACGGAAAATTTTTGCCAGGTTTGTAGACTCTGCCTTTTTTAGTGCCGACGCTATCGAGATCCATTGATGAAAGCAGCCTTTTGGCTTGGTGTATGGAGGGGATGTTGAGGAAATCGCTAAATTGTCTGCTCGTAATAGCAGGACCATAAATGATGAAGAAATCCCTAAGCGCATCAATATGAGCATTTTTTGATAGATGTCCGCATTTTTCACACACCCAGTTGCCATGAATCTTTTTCATGCCTATTCGGCTGCATTCAGGACATTGGACTCCTTTGTGCACTTGATTCATAGGTAAGTTCATTGAAAGAATATCAGGGATATACGGTTCATGGCTATTCAATAAAAGCTTGGTGATTTTTTTGATTTCTTTTGTTGATAAAACCTGGTTATGATATTTGTCATCAAAGTTTTGAATTTTATAGGCAACAGCTGGAGTCTTAAAAACTCTCATTCTTACCTCCTGGCTGTTCCCTGGATTTCTGATGATAGCCTGTGAGTTACTGATGGAAACCAGAAATTCGATTGGGGGTGGAGAAAAATAATGCTTAATTAGGAAGGATTTTAGTTGTGAAGCCTGGGTTCTTGTTTGCAGGATCGGGTCCGGGTAAACTTTTTCGATTCCATTCAACGTTTGAAGCAAATAATTGAATTCCGGATAGAAATCCAATACGCCAGCGTAATTTTTTGAGTCAATGATAAGGATGAAGGTGTCTGATATTAGGAGGGAATCAATCTGGAAGTGGGTATTATTATGTGGAATCCTCAAATCGTGTAAAATATGGAATTTGGAATGGTCAAATTGCGATAAATGGTAATCTAATTCCTTTTCACCTCTATAACCTGCTAATTTTCTGGATAATTTACTCTCAAGTTCTGCTTGCAGCTGTGGATTTAAGGTAAATCTTCTTAATAATGTCTTCAAAACAGTAATTTCTCTTGGATAATCCCGGATTTTTTCAATCAAGCACATCACTCCCTTATATTTTTTCTCTATAATGATTCTCTATGTGCTCTTCAAATTCCTTTTACCAGGTCATTAAAAGTTTTATAGCGAAAATTTAGGTTTTATAGCGATTTTTTAAGTTTTATAGCGAAAATCTCGTTTTTATAGCGATTTTTTCTTTTTTATAGCGAAAATTAGATTTTTATAGCGAACTGGAAATTTTGAGCGATTTTTTCCAGTTCGCTGCTTGCCTTCAAACTTAATATCCTATTCTTTCAACCCGTATTGATCGATTTTGCGGTACAAATTGCGGACGCTGATGCCTAACACATCTGCCGCCTTCGTTTTGTTCCAGTTCATCTGCTTCAAAGCGTTTTCGATATGCACTCTTTCTACTTCTTCCAAGGAGCAGAGTGGAGAAAGCTGAACTTCTGGCTCAGCCTTGGTTTTACCAGCGTGAGGCAAAAGTAAATCCTCAGTTCCAATTATGCTTCCTTTGGATAACAACACACCGCGTTCAATCAGGTGGCTCAGCTCCCGGACATTACCCGGAAAATCATAATCTTCAAGGGCAGCGAATGCTTCACTCGATAGCAGCTTCGATGGGTCTTTCGTTTTCCCGATGAAATGCTCAATCAGCGCTGGCAGGTCTCCCTTCCGTTCACGCAGCGGCGGGATCGTCAGCTTGACAACATTCAACCGGTAATACAAGTCTTCGCGGAACCGCCCTTGGGCAACTTCTTTTTCCATGTCCCGATTTGTTGCAGCGACTACCCGGACGCTAACATGCCGTTCCCGGACATCGCCGACGCGTCGGAATTCACCTGTCTCC belongs to Mesobacillus subterraneus and includes:
- a CDS encoding DUF1128 domain-containing protein yields the protein MDLTKNSPENVDFMIEKIKEKLKFMNLGAIKSTHFDSDMYEELKEIYDMIMRKNNFSPNEMQAIAEELGNLRKQ
- a CDS encoding molecular chaperone TorD family protein — translated: MMEERYGKLAVANIMTSIWLGEWDTYEAFMNDVPEGMQEELTFHSFYKRDEVQLWYDNHFFIPGDHFVSPYFSSYTKNNEDEEARRHELLCLIGLYEKTAFYFPLEKDRLPDHFGSMTAFISSILQGEIKAEQEGDGEQLQQLEEIEAEMMTRFINPVLKPLLDNAKAKLNHPFFKEFLSFYAEVMNEDWVKAA
- a CDS encoding molybdopterin-dependent oxidoreductase; the encoded protein is MENKPMKRRGFLKALGTLGAVAFVGPAFVGPIKQVMGDVWIDEPHGTGTDYQDYTAENVIFTSCQQCNATCTIKTYITAGAAGGAYSSIVRKIAGNQYSPINMVQIGHINYDTPVSQAVKGTGDVAKMGRGLRGGRTCLKGQAGIQTNYDTFRIQKPLKRVGERGSGVWKSVSWEEAYKEILEGSKDLGTPGLKEMWKYAPEAAVMADWDKLKAGEMTKAEFDKKYKDVLIDTNHPDLGPKANQIAVMAGHRREFIERLAASSLGTANYYDHGGYCGITSVMGNVRSHDSEKAKKRMIPDYDKAEMVIVWGTNPMVANRGPTTFAPQITNAIDRGMKMVVIDPRYSKTAEKADVWVPVKPGGDGALAMAMCRWIIENNRYDDIYLRNPNQEAANEDGETTWSDASFLVNVGDKKRPFVRAQDLGIGGEEFVVIENGKPVSHAKARNGELDIDTTINGMKVKSVFRIFKDRVMEKSIEEYANQADVPVDQIVQIAREFTSHGKKVGIHSYRGPAMHTNGYYSVRAINMLNHLVGNHDWKGGDTVLGAKYKATEGRYDLATVPNANKGWGIPVTRQKVPYEKTSLFAKDGYPAKRPWYPFGNKLIHDVLPSSAEGYPYKIRALLINRTSPVMSAPRSEMQAKFIRDPKVVELVVASDVIIGETSKYADFILPDLAYLESWNAEDIFPILKHKFAGVIQPVTRVVPDARPTEQVYIDLLKGLSLPGVGDKAFADGSALNTPEDYYLKRIANIAFDGQKPVKDANAEELAIFEKARKKALGKYFDIQKLKSAVKPDEWKKVVYVLNRGGRFEAAGDEYVGNKLKYQWAKQVYFYDEKAAGFKSAYTGKFFEGVPVAEEIKTYDGEVYKPNKPLQFINWKSRNMATHRTEGNTWLREVKPENYLWINPIDAKKKGIKTDDEIYISSNNSKVKGRALVTPGIKPGVVGANFSFGHDAYGSKAVKVDGKTIEPAGKYGHTDYEFNKPLHEESGYAKPRGLGFSVNALSDRDGSYFEGYLADLLIGGPAQQDVFVDVDKA
- the nrfD gene encoding NrfD/PsrC family molybdoenzyme membrane anchor subunit, which encodes MANLAVDLKEKSTSKTKINVQVSKAFKIWISALTVAFLIGGYFIVERFITGLAATNLSSITPWGAWIAFYIFFVGLSAGSFLLSTLIYVFGMEEYERVGKAALFTAIVCMIVALTFVLMDLGRPERLLNAIIYWNVTSPLGWEVHFYLVYIALLMVELYIAMREDLVRAAKKNTMQGFVAKLLTFKNSTINAATKKRDHMWMKVLGTVGIPIAIFGVHGGTGTIFALVKARPAWNTALFPIIFVVSAMVSGTALLLAMYVIKKKVQKQEIDKNMVVSLAKLMVGFLIIDLGLQFYEYLTGWYGLEAEHLDTLGTMMASEKAWSFWIVQMFLGAVVPITLVFWKKTSENINALLTAAVLIVIGIIGVRFNIVVPPLVVPVFHELPWGNYAPTIKEWMVSVGVVAMGLLIYSFGELLLPIEETSDEVSHNGK
- a CDS encoding 4Fe-4S dicluster domain-containing protein, encoding MGLFSNEKKVDYDKIVDKMVPDAKKEMDESQYDTELGLNMARDARKVISGKLKIEDFHKVYSSSLTKEFGNYYASADGPDIRKGDGPKWAMVIDLKKCVGCDTCTVSCKAENRTPPGISYNVVMESLEGEFPNIKAVNLPRPCMQCDKPACAQVCPTRATYKLENGIVAIDNDRCIGCRYCIVACPYGARSFDFGESYEQEMQGANDVTSPEYGVERGNREKGKTPIGTVRKCSFCFHRLQRGEEPACVETCIGDARFFGDISDPNSVVSKLAASPRAFRLKEELGTHPNVIYLR
- the tatA gene encoding twin-arginine translocase TatA/TatE family subunit, which gives rise to MLSNIGIPGLILILTLALIIFGPKKLPEIGRAFGQTLKEFKKSTRELTSDITDDIADDIKEIKEIKKEI
- a CDS encoding NERD domain-containing protein, giving the protein MIEKIRDYPREITVLKTLLRRFTLNPQLQAELESKLSRKLAGYRGEKELDYHLSQFDHSKFHILHDLRIPHNNTHFQIDSLLISDTFILIIDSKNYAGVLDFYPEFNYLLQTLNGIEKVYPDPILQTRTQASQLKSFLIKHYFSPPPIEFLVSISNSQAIIRNPGNSQEVRMRVFKTPAVAYKIQNFDDKYHNQVLSTKEIKKITKLLLNSHEPYIPDILSMNLPMNQVHKGVQCPECSRIGMKKIHGNWVCEKCGHLSKNAHIDALRDFFIIYGPAITSRQFSDFLNIPSIHQAKRLLSSMDLDSVGTKKGRVYKPGKNFPLWE